From one Orcinus orca chromosome 10, mOrcOrc1.1, whole genome shotgun sequence genomic stretch:
- the NUP153 gene encoding nuclear pore complex protein Nup153 isoform X2, with protein MLESPALHCQPSTSSAFPIGSSGFSLVKEIKDSTSQHDDDNISTTSGFSSRASDKDIAVSKNTSVPPLWSPEAERSHSLSQHTATSSKKPAFNLSVFGTLSPSLGNSSVLKTSQLGDSPFYPGKTTYGGAAAAVRQSKLQNTPYQAPVRRQMKAKQLNAQSYGVTSSTARRILQSLEKMSSPLVDAKRIPSVFSSPLNSPLDRSGIDTTTNFQARREKVDSQHPPVQRLMTPKPVSIAANRTVYFKPSLTPSGELRKTNQRIDKKHSTGYEKNMTPGQSREQRESGFSYPDFSVSAANGLSSGVGAAGGKMRRERTRFVASEPQEEEEMEVPVLPKISLPITSSSLPTFNFSSSVITTSSPSPTTPSQSLTNQVQMTSPNSTGSPLFRFSSPIVKSTEADVLPPSSIGFTFSVPVAKTAERCGTSGASEPLTRSSAQDITAVNSPSCKKKPDEDCKGPFKPAKTLKEGSVLDVLKNPGFTSPKADSLAAQPTTTSLVVYSRPAISSFSSSGIGFGESLKPGPSWQCDTCLLQNKVTDNKCVACQAAKLPPKDTAKQTGTGTPSKSGKPTVSAPETGFGDKFKPAVGTWDCDTCLVQNKPEAIKCVACETPKPGTGVKRVLTLPVASESAVTVAASSSSCTETTGALGFTDKFKRPVGSWECPVCCVSNNAEDNKCVSCMSQKPGSSVPASSSSTVSVSLLSGGCLGLDKFKKPEGSWDCEVCLVENKADSNKCVACESAKPGTKSEFTGFSPSSSSSNPATSSFKFGIPSSSSGPSQTLTNTGNFKFGDQGGFKIGVSLDSGSVTPLSEGFKFSKPIGDFKFGVSSDSKPEEVKKDSKNDNFKFGLASGLSNPPSLAPFQFGVSSLGQQEKKEEPPKSSSAGFGFGSGVINPPPAATDTTVTSESKSSFSFGTVDTKSVPGAPFTCQTPEAKKEETPASKGGFTFSSVDPAPLPSASLFVLGRTEEKQQEPVTSTSLVFGKKADSEEPKCTPVFSFGNSEQTKDEGSSKSSTFSFSMAKPSEKESEQPTKATFAFGAQTSTTADQGTAKPVFSFLNNSSSNSSTPATSAGGGIFGSSTSSSSAPAAAFVFGQANSPVSSSAFGNSAESSTSQSLLFSRESKPATTSSAGTAVAPFVFGPGASSSDTAASGFSFGAPTTSSSAGSSFVFGTGPSAPSASPAFGANQTPAFGQSQGASQPNPPGFGSLSSSAALFSAGSQPAPPTFGTVSSSSQPPVFGQQPSQSAFGSGTAPNSSSVFQFGSSATNFNFTNNNPSGVFTFGANASTPAASAQPSGSGGFQFSQSPAAFSVGSNGKNSFSPGTAVSGRKIKTAVRRRK; from the exons ATGTTGGAATCTCCTGCGTTACACTGTCAGCCCTCCACATCTTCGGCATTCCCAATTGGCAGTTCTGGATTTTCCCTcgtaaaggaaattaaagattctACCTCTCAGCATGATGATGATAACATCTCAACCACCAGTGGTTTTTCTTCAAGAGCTTCTGATAAAG ATATAGCTGTTTCAAAGAACACTTCAGTGCCACCTCTGTGGTCCCCAGAGGCTGAACGTTCTCATTCACTCTCACAGCACACTGCCACCAGCTCAAAAAAACCAGCATTCAACTTGTCTGTCTTTGGAACACTTTCTCCT TCACTTGGGAATTCTTCAGTTCTTAAAACAAGTCAGCTTGGAGATTCTCCTTTTTACCCTGGAAAAACGACATATGGTGGGGCAGCAGCTGCTGTAAGACAGTCTAAACTACAAAACACACCCTATCAG GCACCAGTCAGAAGACAGATGAAAGCTAAGCAACTGAACGCACAATCCTATGGTGTGACTAGTTCAACAGCTCGGAGGATATTGCAGTCTTTAGAGAAGATGTCAAGCCCTCTAgtg GATGCAAAAAGAATTCcatctgttttttcttctcctctgaaTTCC cctCTTGATAGGAGTGGGATAGATACCACCACAAAttttcaggccagaagggaaaAG gtggactctcaacaccCCCCTGTTCAGAGACTCATGACCCCAAAGCCAGTTTCCATAGCAGCAAATCGAACTGTTTATTTTAAACCATCTCTGACCCCATCTGGTGAATTAAGGAAGACTAATCAAAGAATAGATAAAAAGCACAGT ACtggatatgaaaaaaatatgacaCCAGGACAAAGTAGAGAACAGCGAGAAAG CGGCTTTTCTTACCCAGATTTCAGTGTGTCTGCAGCCAATGGTTTGTCTTCTGGAGTAGGTGCTGCAGGTGGGAAGATGAGGCGAGAGAGGACGCGCTTTGTGGCATCTGAACCTCAAGAGGAGGAG GAAATGGAAGTCCCAGTATTACCGAAAATCTCTCTACCCATCACCAGTTCTTCACTGCCTACCTTCAATTTTAGTTCTTCTGTGATTACAACTTCCTCTCCATCACCCACTACTCCTTCACAATCATTAACAAACCAG GTACAAATGACCTCTCCAAACAGCACTGGCAGCCCCTTGTTTAGATTTTCATCTCCAATTGTAAAATCTACTGAGGCAGATGTACTACCTCCATCATCT ATTGGATTTACATTTAGTGTGCCCGTGGCAAAGACAGCAGAACGTTGTGGCACTAGTGGTGCCTCAGAGCCACTTACAAGGAGTTCAG ctcaAGATATCACTGCAGTGAACAGTCCAAGCTGTAAGAAGAAACCAGATGAAGATTGCAAGGGCCCTTTCAAACCTGCAAAAACCCTGAAAGAAGGAAGTGTCCTAGATGTTCTGAAGAACCCTG GTTTCACATCACCAAAGGCAGATTCTCTTGCTGCTCAACCTACCACCACAAGCCTGGTAGTTTATTCAAGACCAGCAATAAGTAGCTTTTCTTCTAGTGGAATTGGGTTTGGGGAAAGTTTAAAACCTGGGCCATCGTGGCAGTGTGATACCTGTCTACTCCAGAACAAAGTTACAGACAACAAATGTGTAGCCTGTCAAGCAGCAAAATTGCCGCCAAAAGATACTGCTAAACAGACCGGAACTGGGACACCGAGTAAAAGTGGCAAACCAACTGTTTCTGCACCAGAGACAGGCTTTGGAGACAAATTTAAACCAGCAGTAGGAACTTGGGATTGCGATACCTGTTTAGTGCAAAATAAACCTGAAGCGATAAAATGTGTAGCTTGTGAAACACCGAAACCGGGAACTGGTGTTAAGCGAGTCCTTACGTTGCCAGTGGCTTCAGAAAGCGCTGTTACTGTGGCTGCTTCCTCCTCCAGCTGCACTGAGACCACTGGTGCCTTAGGATTTACAGATAAATTCAAAAGGCCCGTGGGATCTTGGGAGTGTCCAGTGTGCTGTGTTTCTAATAATGCAGAAGACAATAAATGTGTGTCCTGTATGTCTCAGAAACCAG GAAGTTCAGTACCTGCTTCAAGTAGCAgcactgtctctgtctctctgttgtcTGGAGGCTGCCTAGGATTGGACAAGTTCAAGAAACCTGAGGGAAGCTGGGACTGTGAAGTGTGCCTAGTGGAGAATAAAGCAGATTCTAACAAATGCGTAGCATGCGAGAGTGCAAAGCCGGGCACAAAGTCCGAGTTTACAG GCTTCAGCCCATCTTCCTCATCTTCGAACCCAGCAACCTCATCCTTCAAATTTGGTATCCCATCATCCTCTTCTGGGCCTTCTCAGACTTTAACAAAcactggaaattttaaatttggaGATCAAGGAGGTTTCAAAATAGGTGTGTCATTAGATTCTGGGTCTGTAACCCCTTTGAGTGAAGGCTTTAAATTTTCTAAACCAATAGGAGATTTTAAATTTGGAGTTTCATCTGATTCTAAACCTGAAGAAGTTAAAAAAGATAGTAAAAACGATAATTTTAAGTTTGGACTTGCTTCTGGTTTAAGCAATCCGCCTTCTTTAGCTCCATTTCAGTTTGGGGTGTCTAGTCTTGGgcagcaagaaaagaaagaagaaccgCCGAAATCTTCATCAGCAGGCTTTGGCTTTGGTTCTGGTGTCATTAACCCTCCCCCTGCTGCTACTGACACCACAGTGACCTCTGAGAGCAAGAGCAGCTTCAGTTTTGGAACCGTGGACACCAAGAGTGTCCCAGGGGCTCCTTTCACATGTCAGACGCCAgaagcaaaaaaagaagaaaccccTGCCTCCAAAGGAGGGTTCACTTTCAGCAGCGTGGACCCTGCCCCCCTGCCATCTGCCTCGTTGTTTGTTTTGGGAAGGACAGAAGAGAAACAGCAAGAGCCTGTCACGTCTACATCTCTAGTGTTTGGGAAAAAAGCTGACAGTGAAGAGCCAAAGTGTACACCAGTGTTTTCCTTTGGGAACTCAGAGCAAACCAAAGACGAGGGTTCTTCCAAGTCTTCGACCTTTAGTTTCAGTATGGCAAAACCATCTGAGAAGGAATCTGAACAGCCAACGAAGGCCACTTTTGCTTTTGGAGCTCAAACCAGTACTACAGCTG ATCAAGGTACAGCAAAGCcagttttcagtttcttgaaCAACAGTTCCTCTAATTCAAGTACACCAGCCACTTCAGCTGGTGGTGGCATATTTGGTAGTTCCACCTCGTCCTCCAGTGCGCCTGCGGCTGCCTTTGTGTTTGGACAGGCCAACAGTCCTGTGAGCAGCTCTGCCTTTGGGAACTCTGCCGAATCCAGTACATCTCAGTCTTTGCTATTTTCTCGAGAGAGCAAACCAGCAACCACGTCGAGCGCGGGCACAGCTGTCGCCCCATTTGTCTTTGGTCCGGGTGCCAGCAGCAGTGATACTGCCGCCTCTGGTTTCAGctttggagctcccaccacatcGAGCTCTGCag GATCCTCCTTTGTATTCGGCACTGGACCTTCAGCACCATCTGCCAGTCCAGCGTTCGGTGCTAACCAGACCCCAGCATTTGGACAAAGCCAAGGTGCCAGCCAGCCTAACCCCCCAGGCTTTGGGTCTCTGTCATCTTCAGCAGCATTATTTTCTGCTGGCTCTCAGCCTGCACCACCTACTTTTGGGACAGTGTCGAGCAGCAGCCAGCCTCCCGTGTTTGGACAGCAGCCTAGTCAGTCTGCATTTGGCTCAGGAACAGCTCCTAATTCCA GTTCTGTTTTCCAGTTTGGCAGCAGCGCTACAAATTTCAACTTCACAAACAATAATCCATCAGGAGTGTTCACGTTCGGCGCAAATGCCAGCACACCTGCGGCCTCAGCCCAGCCCTCTGGCTCGGGGGGCTTTCAATTTAGCCAGTCTCCAGCGGCGTTTTCTGTGGG gTCAAATGGGAAAAACTCATTCTCTCCTGGAACTGCAGTTTCTGGTCGCAAGATAAAGACTGCTGTTAGACGCAGGAAATAA
- the NUP153 gene encoding nuclear pore complex protein Nup153 isoform X1, with product MASGAGGIGGGGGGKIRTRRCHQGPIKPYQQGRQQHQGILSRVTESVKNIVPGWLQRYFNKSEDVCSCSTDTREVAQWPENREDDHIIYADEENPNIHDGRITPEPTVSNTEEPSTTSSASNYPDVLTRPSLHRSHLNFSMLESPALHCQPSTSSAFPIGSSGFSLVKEIKDSTSQHDDDNISTTSGFSSRASDKDIAVSKNTSVPPLWSPEAERSHSLSQHTATSSKKPAFNLSVFGTLSPSLGNSSVLKTSQLGDSPFYPGKTTYGGAAAAVRQSKLQNTPYQAPVRRQMKAKQLNAQSYGVTSSTARRILQSLEKMSSPLVDAKRIPSVFSSPLNSPLDRSGIDTTTNFQARREKVDSQHPPVQRLMTPKPVSIAANRTVYFKPSLTPSGELRKTNQRIDKKHSTGYEKNMTPGQSREQRESGFSYPDFSVSAANGLSSGVGAAGGKMRRERTRFVASEPQEEEEMEVPVLPKISLPITSSSLPTFNFSSSVITTSSPSPTTPSQSLTNQVQMTSPNSTGSPLFRFSSPIVKSTEADVLPPSSIGFTFSVPVAKTAERCGTSGASEPLTRSSAQDITAVNSPSCKKKPDEDCKGPFKPAKTLKEGSVLDVLKNPGFTSPKADSLAAQPTTTSLVVYSRPAISSFSSSGIGFGESLKPGPSWQCDTCLLQNKVTDNKCVACQAAKLPPKDTAKQTGTGTPSKSGKPTVSAPETGFGDKFKPAVGTWDCDTCLVQNKPEAIKCVACETPKPGTGVKRVLTLPVASESAVTVAASSSSCTETTGALGFTDKFKRPVGSWECPVCCVSNNAEDNKCVSCMSQKPGSSVPASSSSTVSVSLLSGGCLGLDKFKKPEGSWDCEVCLVENKADSNKCVACESAKPGTKSEFTGFSPSSSSSNPATSSFKFGIPSSSSGPSQTLTNTGNFKFGDQGGFKIGVSLDSGSVTPLSEGFKFSKPIGDFKFGVSSDSKPEEVKKDSKNDNFKFGLASGLSNPPSLAPFQFGVSSLGQQEKKEEPPKSSSAGFGFGSGVINPPPAATDTTVTSESKSSFSFGTVDTKSVPGAPFTCQTPEAKKEETPASKGGFTFSSVDPAPLPSASLFVLGRTEEKQQEPVTSTSLVFGKKADSEEPKCTPVFSFGNSEQTKDEGSSKSSTFSFSMAKPSEKESEQPTKATFAFGAQTSTTADQGTAKPVFSFLNNSSSNSSTPATSAGGGIFGSSTSSSSAPAAAFVFGQANSPVSSSAFGNSAESSTSQSLLFSRESKPATTSSAGTAVAPFVFGPGASSSDTAASGFSFGAPTTSSSAGSSFVFGTGPSAPSASPAFGANQTPAFGQSQGASQPNPPGFGSLSSSAALFSAGSQPAPPTFGTVSSSSQPPVFGQQPSQSAFGSGTAPNSSSVFQFGSSATNFNFTNNNPSGVFTFGANASTPAASAQPSGSGGFQFSQSPAAFSVGSNGKNSFSPGTAVSGRKIKTAVRRRK from the exons AACCCTCAACAACTAGTAGTGCTTCAAATTATCCAGATGTATTAACAAGGCCTTCCCTTCATCGGAGCCATCTGAATTTCTCCATGTTGGAATCTCCTGCGTTACACTGTCAGCCCTCCACATCTTCGGCATTCCCAATTGGCAGTTCTGGATTTTCCCTcgtaaaggaaattaaagattctACCTCTCAGCATGATGATGATAACATCTCAACCACCAGTGGTTTTTCTTCAAGAGCTTCTGATAAAG ATATAGCTGTTTCAAAGAACACTTCAGTGCCACCTCTGTGGTCCCCAGAGGCTGAACGTTCTCATTCACTCTCACAGCACACTGCCACCAGCTCAAAAAAACCAGCATTCAACTTGTCTGTCTTTGGAACACTTTCTCCT TCACTTGGGAATTCTTCAGTTCTTAAAACAAGTCAGCTTGGAGATTCTCCTTTTTACCCTGGAAAAACGACATATGGTGGGGCAGCAGCTGCTGTAAGACAGTCTAAACTACAAAACACACCCTATCAG GCACCAGTCAGAAGACAGATGAAAGCTAAGCAACTGAACGCACAATCCTATGGTGTGACTAGTTCAACAGCTCGGAGGATATTGCAGTCTTTAGAGAAGATGTCAAGCCCTCTAgtg GATGCAAAAAGAATTCcatctgttttttcttctcctctgaaTTCC cctCTTGATAGGAGTGGGATAGATACCACCACAAAttttcaggccagaagggaaaAG gtggactctcaacaccCCCCTGTTCAGAGACTCATGACCCCAAAGCCAGTTTCCATAGCAGCAAATCGAACTGTTTATTTTAAACCATCTCTGACCCCATCTGGTGAATTAAGGAAGACTAATCAAAGAATAGATAAAAAGCACAGT ACtggatatgaaaaaaatatgacaCCAGGACAAAGTAGAGAACAGCGAGAAAG CGGCTTTTCTTACCCAGATTTCAGTGTGTCTGCAGCCAATGGTTTGTCTTCTGGAGTAGGTGCTGCAGGTGGGAAGATGAGGCGAGAGAGGACGCGCTTTGTGGCATCTGAACCTCAAGAGGAGGAG GAAATGGAAGTCCCAGTATTACCGAAAATCTCTCTACCCATCACCAGTTCTTCACTGCCTACCTTCAATTTTAGTTCTTCTGTGATTACAACTTCCTCTCCATCACCCACTACTCCTTCACAATCATTAACAAACCAG GTACAAATGACCTCTCCAAACAGCACTGGCAGCCCCTTGTTTAGATTTTCATCTCCAATTGTAAAATCTACTGAGGCAGATGTACTACCTCCATCATCT ATTGGATTTACATTTAGTGTGCCCGTGGCAAAGACAGCAGAACGTTGTGGCACTAGTGGTGCCTCAGAGCCACTTACAAGGAGTTCAG ctcaAGATATCACTGCAGTGAACAGTCCAAGCTGTAAGAAGAAACCAGATGAAGATTGCAAGGGCCCTTTCAAACCTGCAAAAACCCTGAAAGAAGGAAGTGTCCTAGATGTTCTGAAGAACCCTG GTTTCACATCACCAAAGGCAGATTCTCTTGCTGCTCAACCTACCACCACAAGCCTGGTAGTTTATTCAAGACCAGCAATAAGTAGCTTTTCTTCTAGTGGAATTGGGTTTGGGGAAAGTTTAAAACCTGGGCCATCGTGGCAGTGTGATACCTGTCTACTCCAGAACAAAGTTACAGACAACAAATGTGTAGCCTGTCAAGCAGCAAAATTGCCGCCAAAAGATACTGCTAAACAGACCGGAACTGGGACACCGAGTAAAAGTGGCAAACCAACTGTTTCTGCACCAGAGACAGGCTTTGGAGACAAATTTAAACCAGCAGTAGGAACTTGGGATTGCGATACCTGTTTAGTGCAAAATAAACCTGAAGCGATAAAATGTGTAGCTTGTGAAACACCGAAACCGGGAACTGGTGTTAAGCGAGTCCTTACGTTGCCAGTGGCTTCAGAAAGCGCTGTTACTGTGGCTGCTTCCTCCTCCAGCTGCACTGAGACCACTGGTGCCTTAGGATTTACAGATAAATTCAAAAGGCCCGTGGGATCTTGGGAGTGTCCAGTGTGCTGTGTTTCTAATAATGCAGAAGACAATAAATGTGTGTCCTGTATGTCTCAGAAACCAG GAAGTTCAGTACCTGCTTCAAGTAGCAgcactgtctctgtctctctgttgtcTGGAGGCTGCCTAGGATTGGACAAGTTCAAGAAACCTGAGGGAAGCTGGGACTGTGAAGTGTGCCTAGTGGAGAATAAAGCAGATTCTAACAAATGCGTAGCATGCGAGAGTGCAAAGCCGGGCACAAAGTCCGAGTTTACAG GCTTCAGCCCATCTTCCTCATCTTCGAACCCAGCAACCTCATCCTTCAAATTTGGTATCCCATCATCCTCTTCTGGGCCTTCTCAGACTTTAACAAAcactggaaattttaaatttggaGATCAAGGAGGTTTCAAAATAGGTGTGTCATTAGATTCTGGGTCTGTAACCCCTTTGAGTGAAGGCTTTAAATTTTCTAAACCAATAGGAGATTTTAAATTTGGAGTTTCATCTGATTCTAAACCTGAAGAAGTTAAAAAAGATAGTAAAAACGATAATTTTAAGTTTGGACTTGCTTCTGGTTTAAGCAATCCGCCTTCTTTAGCTCCATTTCAGTTTGGGGTGTCTAGTCTTGGgcagcaagaaaagaaagaagaaccgCCGAAATCTTCATCAGCAGGCTTTGGCTTTGGTTCTGGTGTCATTAACCCTCCCCCTGCTGCTACTGACACCACAGTGACCTCTGAGAGCAAGAGCAGCTTCAGTTTTGGAACCGTGGACACCAAGAGTGTCCCAGGGGCTCCTTTCACATGTCAGACGCCAgaagcaaaaaaagaagaaaccccTGCCTCCAAAGGAGGGTTCACTTTCAGCAGCGTGGACCCTGCCCCCCTGCCATCTGCCTCGTTGTTTGTTTTGGGAAGGACAGAAGAGAAACAGCAAGAGCCTGTCACGTCTACATCTCTAGTGTTTGGGAAAAAAGCTGACAGTGAAGAGCCAAAGTGTACACCAGTGTTTTCCTTTGGGAACTCAGAGCAAACCAAAGACGAGGGTTCTTCCAAGTCTTCGACCTTTAGTTTCAGTATGGCAAAACCATCTGAGAAGGAATCTGAACAGCCAACGAAGGCCACTTTTGCTTTTGGAGCTCAAACCAGTACTACAGCTG ATCAAGGTACAGCAAAGCcagttttcagtttcttgaaCAACAGTTCCTCTAATTCAAGTACACCAGCCACTTCAGCTGGTGGTGGCATATTTGGTAGTTCCACCTCGTCCTCCAGTGCGCCTGCGGCTGCCTTTGTGTTTGGACAGGCCAACAGTCCTGTGAGCAGCTCTGCCTTTGGGAACTCTGCCGAATCCAGTACATCTCAGTCTTTGCTATTTTCTCGAGAGAGCAAACCAGCAACCACGTCGAGCGCGGGCACAGCTGTCGCCCCATTTGTCTTTGGTCCGGGTGCCAGCAGCAGTGATACTGCCGCCTCTGGTTTCAGctttggagctcccaccacatcGAGCTCTGCag GATCCTCCTTTGTATTCGGCACTGGACCTTCAGCACCATCTGCCAGTCCAGCGTTCGGTGCTAACCAGACCCCAGCATTTGGACAAAGCCAAGGTGCCAGCCAGCCTAACCCCCCAGGCTTTGGGTCTCTGTCATCTTCAGCAGCATTATTTTCTGCTGGCTCTCAGCCTGCACCACCTACTTTTGGGACAGTGTCGAGCAGCAGCCAGCCTCCCGTGTTTGGACAGCAGCCTAGTCAGTCTGCATTTGGCTCAGGAACAGCTCCTAATTCCA GTTCTGTTTTCCAGTTTGGCAGCAGCGCTACAAATTTCAACTTCACAAACAATAATCCATCAGGAGTGTTCACGTTCGGCGCAAATGCCAGCACACCTGCGGCCTCAGCCCAGCCCTCTGGCTCGGGGGGCTTTCAATTTAGCCAGTCTCCAGCGGCGTTTTCTGTGGG gTCAAATGGGAAAAACTCATTCTCTCCTGGAACTGCAGTTTCTGGTCGCAAGATAAAGACTGCTGTTAGACGCAGGAAATAA